The Solea senegalensis isolate Sse05_10M linkage group LG11, IFAPA_SoseM_1, whole genome shotgun sequence genomic interval atgtggtgtatgtgtgtgtgactctctgTATGTACCTGGCCTGGCAGGGAGGAAAAGGAGCTTTAGGGGATCCAGGTCTCCCAGGTCCAACAGGAATCCGTGGAGAGTTTGGTGAAAGGGTGAGTGTGACGCACATATGATGATGTGAAAAGTTGCCCTCGAGGTTTTACGtcaccctgtctctctctctctctctcattctcccaTTTATCGCAGATTATTCTAACAGTTTGGGTAGATGCGGAATAATTGTCTAAGTGTTACAGGTTTAGTTCAACTTCTTACCTTTTAGATTTTAACATACTTGCTTTGATAAACATGAGACGCATCCCTGTTCAGCCGTCTTTCCTGTACGTCGATGGCTATAAACGTGAATTGCAGCCAGTCGAGAGCTCACAGACACAAAGCAGCCTCCTGTTCAGAGACTGAGGACAGAACAAAGCCTGTCTTTATACCAGACCTGGTCCCCCTCAAAACAGCCCACCTCTCTCCCCTTCATCCCCCTCTTCCTTCTTCACCAAATCTCTCTCCGTGGCTCTCATttattctctctccctcttctgcAGGGTCCAGTTGGAGCTTCAGGAGCTAAAGGAGAAATGGTAAAATGTTCATAAATCATAATGTTTAACGATGTTTAAATGTGACCTCCATTGTGACTTCACCCACCTGCTCAAAGGTTCTATCTGACATCTCATCAGATGGGTTGAGACATAAGTGGATAATTCAggtcttgtgttgtgtgtttaggGTGTGGCAGGAAGTGACGGTTTACCAGGAGAGAATGGAGAACCTGTAAgtattgtgtttcattttatatCCTCAGTATAATCACAGACCCAGTAAATCAGCAGTAATTATCTGTCTGATAACTCAGTGTTTCTATGAGTTATCAGTTTAACGTGTATTGATTCAAAGGTATTTTAATTGCTCTGGTCTATATATCAGTAAAATCTCATttattaatgacacatttgatgtgaaattatatatttattcaaagttatatctcctttttttccagggTCACTTTGGACCAGTTGGACAAAAAGGAGAGGTGAGTGCcatgatttacattcatttctgatacattttaatttaatggaGTTTAATCTCTGCTGTGACTGTAACATCAGCTTCGCAAACCTTTCAGACGTACAGAGAGAATACGTCTTCACTGACATcagtttcacccattcatccatcatTTCCAACAGTTTATTCTTTACACATAACTCACACAAAAAATCTTTTCTTTAGACCCagtaaaatcctttttttatatgtacttcagACAatggtctttctttctttctttctttctttcacacaaccacatttctacaggagcctgaatggacaaatcaGCCAGAGCATGCGTTCTTGTTTTGACGCAGTCTTATTTATTCAGTGGAGGAGACCTCTGTTTGTTGctatctgcagtctcacctctAGATAGATATcagtaattcttacacactgcaccttttaaGCAGAACATTTTAACCATTCATCCATAAGCTGTAATCATCTATTTCAATAATTATCACAATTTCAGCTGTTCCTctctcattatttattcatcttttttaaacaaacacttttcatgACCTCAGTGTGAGCGTCTTTTCTTACCCTCACTCTCTGTCTATCTGCACAAATCATAATTagtaatggtgtgtgtgtgtgtgtgtgtgggggtgggtgtAATTAGCAGCACAAGTTTGTCTCCCCTACACCTccgccctctcctcctctcccctcctcaccctcaccGAACATTAAAAACTCTGAGCTGTCGTTTCCCCACTCGTCAGAGCCGCTGCATGCGATGCCAGCCTCACACTCGCAGGTTTAATCGGATTAATTAGAGATAGGTGTTGCTGCTCAGGCTTGATTGGtctgttttgctgctgttgccgttggggagagagagagagagacgagccACATTAAGCTGCAGCACAATTTGTGGAAGTAAAGTTGCAGCACTGATGAGCCTCACTCTCTCTTAGTCTCATTTACTGTTTGCCGTGTTTGTCGGGGGTAATTATCCAGCACCAAGCTGCCACATGAATCTGCCCACGCGCCGTCTCAGCAGACCCAGGCTGCTCGTTGGCTCGCTGCTGTTGAGGCGATGATcatataaggtttttttttttttcatttttgaaaagtgtAATCTTAGGgttatttaaagcaacactatgtaaCGTGCTGTTACAAACAATGCCGCGATGACAAcagattttagatttttgttgGAGCCTGATTCTGGCCGTTTGAGTCACTGATTTATTtcggtttattggcagaaattgaatatactacccacaAGTATGTTTGTGCATGAGTTTATAATTGCTTTTAATGAAGAAATAGTTCAGTCAGGCCTCGAATATGCCTCTTGTTCAGTATGTACTTAAGACAATGGCCTTGCTTTACAATGGCTGCCATCCCTTACGTTACGACTGTTTCTGTCAGAAATACTTAAGAGTTAAGGGAGATGTTGGGATTGGGCTTCAGTGTTTCTACATGCTCTCCAGAGAGTGAAAGAGGCTCCATTTTCCCTATTACAAGTTGGTgacaaggttattatagttttggatttttcattagttttatttttttcattctatttgactttttgtttttaaaattagttcatttttattttcattacattacatgtcatttagcagtcgcttttatccaaagcgacttacaataagtgcatttaaacatttgggtacaaataagagctagaagtaagtaagagcttcaagtaagccaaactatgaagtgctagtcataagtgtgatgtataaGTTTTTCTTGTGAAtgcttagttttgtttttgttttttgttttagtgttagttttttgtaatatgtagTATTTGCCAGGTTCAAGATTCAAAAGTGAGATAATAACTATTTTGTCTCAAATAGGGCTGcaaactaacgattattttcataatcgatttatctctcgattaattgagtacttgtttggtccagaaaatgttaaattgttgattggtgtttttaaaacaaggaaatgatcatgttttgtccaaaaatgtttaatgaccttaataataaaacataagtCCAGAAAACAAGTCTAGAAAAAACCTCAAcctgattcatcgattatcaaaatagtttacgATTGATTTAGTAGTcgatttaataattgattaaccgagtaattgtttcagccctagtctcaaataaaacctttcaaaattgccagcagttatatgaacccaaaagtacgtatgaaataaatttacaaagacaatacaattttagttagttttgtaaacacacaattcagtaaCAGCTAGTTATTGAACTCTAgtttttagtttgaaaatgttttttttttaatttcagttctCATTATTTCGTTAGTTTTCGTGAACTATAATAAACTTGGATGGTGACCACTCAAAATTATTTTTGAAGCTGAATCTTGAATCTAATAACAAACCTTGTTGATAATAGTCAGGAAAACTTGGAGAACTGGGACCAAAGGGCGTGACGGGTCCACAGGGAGAGCTTGGAGCAAGAGGGCCTCCAGGAAAACAAGGGCCAATGGGCTTCCAGGGGGAACAGGGAATGCCAGGATTGGCGGGAAGGACAGGTGTACCTGTGAGTATTTTTCTTATCTAATCTATAGCAAAACTATAGAGTCAGACCAATAAGAAGCCTTtgtaaatgtcaatgttttgtAATGAACTGCATTAATGATGTTTTACTTCAAAAAATGTCTCATTAGGGTAAACTGGCGAGTGAGCAGCACATCAGAGAGCTGTGTGGCTCCTTGATCGATGGTGAGAGATCTCGATCAATAATTCATCCTCGCGTTGAAGAAGAATCGAGCTGGAAATTCACcttctgctgttttctgtcttgCAGGTGAGATCGCACAGTTGGCTGCTATCCTCCGAAGACCCCTGGCTCCCGGTATGGTCGGCCGCCCGGGCCCCGCTGGGTCTCCAGGACAACCAGGAGTTGTTGGCTCTATTGGGCATCCAGGTTCCCGTGGACCACCAGGGTACAGAGGCCTGCCAGGAGAACTTGGAGACTCTGGTCCAAGAggtatgaaaaaaacaattttcattACCTGTAAATTATGTACCACaaaaaaactgtcagaaaaGTATGAAAAATGTCAATCGCTGTTTCCCcaaactttaaaatgatgatgttctcaaatgataTGACagatatttaacttaatttcaTAACGGGGCAAAGGAAcccaaaaatattcacatttaagaaattgaaatgaGAGAACAAAGCAACAACCCTCAACCCTCATTGATTACCTTTGCTGGAGATTCATTTactaattgattattaaagGCATAGTTCAAGTTGaagttttgatacatttatACAGCATTTTCTGGCCTGAAACTAAATtgaataaaccactcactctctgcaccaaagtccatagaaaggAGTCGTTAATCCACTGCTGTATTTGTCAGTTATTTCTCATGTGACATGTTATCacgtcagtgtttgaaatccttctaTGGGATTTACCTACGTGGCACAAATaaggcagcagtaaaccaggTATCAGGTAGTAAAATAAGCCAGCTACTGTGGAGAATAAGCGGTTTAGAAACTTAAATAATTTCCAGCCAACAAAGTCTTTCTAAAGGTGATTAATATGGAAAAGTCAGTGTAGATACCGCGTCAACACCTCACGCAACCTAACTGTCCCTTTTTAATTGTTAGCTTGAAttggttttatttatatcataGTAAATGTACTTTGAGGATAACAAAGTACTTGTGAGCAATACATTactatacaataaaatattagaTTTTAGATAGtttgaataattatttaaattaaaatatcttaGTTAGTTGTACGTTTTCCTGGGAAAACTCATGGACACTGAAAAAGAGATTTAAtggttgaataaataaatatagtaatTGAGACAAGTAGACGCAACAAGACACTGTTTTGTTGTTAGAAGTTCTGGAAGcaatttgacatattttataaaacatgatcacaaaagtaaaagtatatgtAAAATGCCCCTAAcaacaaaatgttctttttttttaccaggtgATGTTGGTGAACCAGGTGACAAGGGATCCCTCGGCAAAGCCATCGATGGGCCATCTGGAGACCAGGGACAACAAGGTTTGTGACTAGAAACAACATAATTTCCCATCAATAAGAAAGTTACTCTAGTTACTGAGTTTACTTTTATTTGGGGACCCAATTTTTAGAgataaaaaaaggtaaaatattgTAAACCAGTCCACAAAATAGATCTTTACTCCAGCAGATTTGTGCCTCATTAGTTTGAACAGGTAAGCCAGTGATTTccaagatacagtatatatatttgataaattaatcacaacttcattttaagttaagttttaagttatttaatttaattttagcaAAACATTTGATGATACACACATCTGTGGGTTCCAacccagtctctgggaatgactgaTTTCCAGAGAAGGGAGGAAGCTATGTGTTCTAAATATAAACCTCAAACAAACTTGACTGACTTTTCCAACAACTGCTAAATTATTCGATTAACGGGAACTAATACCAAGGAAAAATCTCACCCACAGGTCTTCCGGGAGTACCTGGAATAGTCAAAGATGGCCGCGATGGATCTGCAGGAGATCCAGGTGAGCCTGGCGAGGCGGGCAGGGTGGGTAGGACTGGGCACCGGGGACCTCCTGGAATCTGTGACACATCAGCCTGTCACGGAGCAACAGTCGTCGGAAAAACCTCCAACCCCAAAAACCATTAGAACACGATGACTTCCTGCAACCTGACGCCATCCAACGCAGGGAGGaagagtacaaaaaaaaaagaaaggaaaaaaagcgaGGCAAGGAAGCAATGAAAGAAGAGAgtgatcacaaacaaaaacatcctccTCCTTTATTTGAATACATGTATCACAAGTTGGGAAGAGTAACATCATCAGATGTGATGTTTTGAGAGGATATAACGAAAAATCCAAGGAGTAACACAAAAACCATCCAGAGAGAAGGTGAACAGAGACACGTAAGACTTGACTTACAAACAACTGGAAAATGAATAATGATCCCCTCTCTGTTGTGTATAAAAACTTTGTACATGTTGTTTCCATGCCCATTACTTTGGTTAACATCCTTCTGgcagatacaaaaaaaacaaaagcgtTTGTCTCTGAAGCGATTGTGCATGTTATCACGGCCCAATAGTGTGAATCACAGGTGTTACCTCAACATACAAGCTTTACAgtgtaaaatatgaaaacagGCGACGAGGCGACGAGCTGTGTATGTAttgtaaaatgattaaaaaacaacccagGTGTTCAGACATTATGTAGATTGATGCACAAATGTTTTCTAACttttgatagttttttttttattacatgtgaAGCTGATTCTTTACATCTGagaatcaaaaatgaaataaatcgtGTGGATGCAAAAATAAGTTTGGCAATGTAAAATAAGTTTGACAATCTTCAAAAAacgtttgggtttttttttttccaaccagcAATGACCACATCCACTTTGTAATACCAGTGCTGTAACTATTAAATATACATGACTTTAAatactatttattatttgtggGTGACTGTTGTATGTACAGTAAGATGCTACAGCGACATGTTGTAAGAAAGAACAAATAAAGCCACTTTTCAGTCAAAACATCACTCTTCTCTACACATCAAATGAACAGTGTTTACCTTCAGAATAAAAAATGTTCCAACTCCATCACACATTctaaacaaatgtaatgtaagaACAAAGTTAACTATCGTGAACAATATTTGAGGAAAGAACAGTTGATTCAAGCATAAATAATATTCAGATTTATGTCAGTTGGAAATGCTGAAATGCCAAAGGCACCATCTTTCCTAAGTTTCTAAGGGAAATACTGCCACCTGTTGACAACTAAGTGAAAAGCCGttatttttctttagtttttattactGGTTCTAAAGAAGGGTTTCCCAATCCTGTTCTGGAGGTCCcacatgtttccctgctccaacacacctgattcaaatgatccGCTTGTCAAcaagaagcctgataacgagctatttatttgaatcaggtgtgttggagcagggaaaccgTTGAAAATCCCTGTTCTAAAGTAAGGAAGCAACATCAGTAGTGGATGAAATGACACAACAATTCAAACATTAACATGCATTAACGACGTAAACTCATGGAAAATGTTATTCAGCATCGACACCCAAAATCATTTTCCCGCTTTCTAAATCTCTGAAATGTGGTCTGAAGCTGAGTTCCACACTAAAGGAAACCtcttgtcatttaaaaacaaacaaacagggatAACGTCAGCTGATCTACTCCAATATCTgattgaatataaataaatatacagaataaaTAAGTGAGGGGGTGAGATCATTGTTCCGCCGCAAGATCAACACTGTGAGGGTTCTGAACTAAAGGCGATCTGGACTTCTGAAAGAGTTGCATCTCATCGCTGCAGGCCTCCTGAAACTCCTGTTAAGGAGGAGAATACTCAGTCAATCgttaattaaacattatttgtatagtacaaaatgtaaaacaaaatgttttcaacTAAAAACACCCCCCaccacataggtttgttcaggtaTTCTTCTTTCtactgcctcattaggaccaggttctggtctccatgaggactgtgTTTgttaagtacacacacacacacatatactgtatatacagtacctACACAAGAACCACCAGAGGCAAAGTTATATGTacgtaaataaacaaataaaagacgGCTATATTTAAAGAGGACTATGTCGTTTTTTTTAGGTGATGGacaattaaaaatgactttatgcgttatattttcaaaataaagtatacatatttatatgtatactttatacttttatatcCAATACATAGTGCTGAATTCAGTTGGAATCTGTCTGACCTGCTCCTTCCCTTTAGTCCAGGAGGTGGCGATGTTGCAGCATGTGCAGCATGAGAGCATTCTTTTTAATTTGCTGTCACAACCAATTTTCATAGACTAAGTAACTGCAATAGTATGtaatcaataacaataaaataaccatATTAATTTGACTTTATTCTGCTAATTTTAGAGAAATTGGATCTTGAAGTCTGCAAAAATTAAAGTGATATAATCTAAAATCTGCTGCAGGACTATACTTTGATTAAACTTTAATGTTCATGTCTCTTGTCTTGCTTTTAAGTCTCAAATAATTTAGTTtaggaatgatgaggacaaaaTAATTTTCACCTTACCTGTTTGAAGGTGTCTCCGTACACTTTTGTGATGTAGCTGAGGAAGGCCGTGGTCCTCTGCAGAGTGGTGagtttgtctgtgttgcagTCACAGAATGGCACCATCATCTTCAGCTCATCGCAACACAAACGTATCCTCTTCCTGTACAGAGAGACAAAGTTTTAACCTGTGCAGCTCAAGACTTTATGTCCCCCCCCGACCTTGTCCTTTGGCCGTTTAGTGTCGTTTCCAAACAGCTCATGGAAGATGAAAAAATGGTAACTAAAACTGGGTTTTCCATCTTTgattaaagcattaaaaactaaatgttgaaatgttcaACTGTTGAACTACATGTCACATACATTTTACAAGGAGGTGGAAAAATTCCCCTATCCAAGAAAGGTAAATATGAACTACAAAATTCCGCAGCGaaattttgtcacattttttttcccaaaaatttggcaaaaatgtcatagtttagtatgtcgtccaaaatgtgacaaaaatgtcaaagtttagtatgtcgtccaaaatttggcaaaaatgtcgtagtttagtatgttgtccaaaatttgacgaaaatgtcaaagtttattatgtcgtccaaaatgtgacaaaaatgtcaaagtttattATGTGGaccagaatttgacaaaaatgtcaaagtttagtatgtagtagatcaaaataaaagacaaaaatgtcatagcttagtatgttgtccaaaatgtgacaaaaatgtccaaaatgtgacaaaaatgtcataatttagtatgtcgtccaaaatgtgacaaaaatgtcataggtaagtgtgtcgtccaaaatttggcaaaaatgccatagtttagtatgtcgtccaaaatatcaaaatttagtatgtcgtctacaCAGAAattgagaaaacagcatgtatttccagaacggttgatgatagagataaaatgtttggtttgtcagcgtcaggaggctttcagcagctcccatatttaaatttgtgagAAACGGGTGTGAATTGacacagaaatcacagttttaaaatcaccctcttCTTGATTTTTCTAAAACTCCAAAGCAgatttttaacatgggagtgaatgagAGCTTTGACCAGAACACTCTGTGCTTTTGGGTGATTTTAAGATATACTGCAATTCGTatgaaaacaacactcagggttagacaacaaccatagcaacatttcaatgtaaaaattgtctgtgtaggttggaaattgtgggcaggagaagagtttgtttagaggtttttgtgattatttttctggaTCTCAGCTCAGTGTGCACCACACCCATGGACGCAATACATACTCATTCAGTAAAATCAGAATAccaccaaaaaaagtcaaaagttaaACTGTGATTGTATAAAAACCAtaatatgtatcaaaactttgacttaggtgagaaaagtcccaagtcttatgacccgtttaaagttacAATCACGTTTCTAcattaaagtatgacgacactgtgatgctccaaagtgggcttggtttttctctAGGTTCTCACTCGAATGCCTTGTAATAATAAATGCAACAGAAACAGATTCAGCCAATAAAGGAGGACAATGATGGATCAAATCGATGAAAAAAGTAGATGAGTGGAGAAATATGTGGAGggatgacaaaaacaaatgactcaaCATGACTCAACTTTGTGCAAATTTTACAACAATATTTGGGAAGCAGCAACAACTCCAATATTCACTTAACAGGAGTGGACGGAAACACACAAATAAGTATCTTATTTATCTGAATTCTCataaatttgattaaaatatgcaatttttaaattttaatggaAACTACACCACTGACACTTTCATACAATCTgtcaataatttttttaatcaattattcGTGTGGTGTACTTCACTTAAGAGTAAGGATTTAACTCATTTGAACACTGTAAGTTGAGCATATTTGCttgaaaaacacattgatatttatacatatatactgtactgtatgtaactAAGGAAATACATATTAGGTCATGAACTAAAAGATTAAGTTGGGCTTTTCTATTTCAAAGTATAGGTAATGAAAGTAATACGTTATCTTTCTgcattaaatgtacatttacaaaGCTATAACAGCTTTTGATTGAGGGACCCCTAGTGGTGGAAATTACATAttgtactgtgtgtttaaatttCCTGCTGTTCTAAAACTGAAAGCTTTGATCACAGACCTCAGCTGCCACATACCTAAATATTTAAGagatttaaatacttttaatcTTGCTCTTTCATGTCTGAGACATTCATATCGAAATTCCTTAGctttttaagtgtttaaaaagtgtattaaaaattaaaataaatattatggcGATTGAGTCCACAAAGGTAGTGTAGCAACAATTTTAGGAAGTCCTGAGGGTTGAACACGTACACAGTACATTTAAAGTGTATATgtggatattaaaaaaaaaaaacgtgcacaCATAACACAAAGTTATATCAAGATTGTATCTGCTGAATGTTTCATTAAACCACATCATTAACATTGAGGTGTATTCACTCTGGGTGAGTAATTGCTGCTCACCTGCGCTCTCTTTCCATAATGTTGTGCTTCTCCTTGCGCTGGTTATGAGACTGAGCTGTTCGCCTGGTGCTGCTTCCTGCTGCTCCAGCAGAGTCTGGGATGTCCTCCACAGCCTTGGTCGGCTGAGGGCTGCGAGGTCTACCACGCCTCCTGGAGGCAGCATGTGTCACCACATCtatgaaaaaaggaaacaacttGCATGCATAttgaactgttttttgttttgttttttaaaaaagaaggtTGAGTGAAAGTTTAATTACTCTCTATGTTTCTCAACGGCGTCTCTTCTGttgagttgctgctgctggtaaaGGGAGCTTTTGTAACTACCGGGTCCAAGCAGAAATTGTGGATGAATGAATCTTGGTGCTCTTCAACCATGTAAGGAATGTGGCCGAGCACCtaagattaaaataaagtttaacaATGAGTTCAGCTAATAAGCCAAAGTGATAAAAAATgcgttttcatttttgttttcatcccaCCTGGCCACACATACTGGGGGCAGGGTTATTCACACCCACCACGTATGGGCTAGAAGCAACAACAGGAGTCGCTCCCTCTGTTTTTAACCAGTTCTGCATTTTTGGATGTATAGCTGCCTCTTGAGCCTCTGCAGACTGCTGAAATAATGTAAACAcgctaaaaacacaacaacagagatTGAAGGAATTACTTTAGTTAGTACATCAAGTTACAATTT includes:
- the LOC122776800 gene encoding transcription factor-like 5 protein; amino-acid sequence: MSAFSSAHKTTSDLFSDSVGQMLSQGGCLTHDLGQMMGSESSLMKMTEVEYTHLQHLIQTQLEAQAGPPDGSGVHGHPATVMVKDPTASTGLSASTTTQAIDLSTSNELVMQGDKTPGPYGEVPGFVLARITGKGSLTKLHVNSRTSSLRQPRSAVRVRLEKRFKSMSADSPKDVQSVVLSNVFTLFQQSAEAQEAAIHPKMQNWLKTEGATPVVASSPYVVGVNNPAPSMCGQVLGHIPYMVEEHQDSFIHNFCLDPVVTKAPFTSSSNSTEETPLRNIENVVTHAASRRRGRPRSPQPTKAVEDIPDSAGAAGSSTRRTAQSHNQRKEKHNIMERERRKRIRLCCDELKMMVPFCDCNTDKLTTLQRTTAFLSYITKVYGDTFKQEFQEACSDEMQLFQKSRSPLVQNPHSVDLAAEQ